Proteins co-encoded in one Arachis stenosperma cultivar V10309 chromosome 7, arast.V10309.gnm1.PFL2, whole genome shotgun sequence genomic window:
- the LOC130941971 gene encoding serine/threonine-protein kinase WAG1-like produces the protein MMVEDTFLFPPDTDLDLSFTSTTTDRTFTTASSSARTSLTRTSSLTLSFSFNDRLSAASASATTSSASVLRRPHRSSDPHWSAIRAATALSSDGRLHLRHLKILGHLGTGNLGRVFLCRLRDDHHGGATFALKVVDKDLLNAKKLSHVETEAEILHALDHPFLPTLYARIDASHYTCLLIDYCPNGDLHSLLRKQPGNRLSIRAVRFFAAEVLVALEYLHALGIVYRDLKPENVLLREDGHVMLSDFDLCFKADVAPVFERRSHSPRLTTNSRNRCFCYNNISNKSRFTEHVVAEFVAEPTTAFSRSCVGTHEYLAPELVSGNGHGNGVDWWAFGIFIYELLYGTTPFKGYSKESTLRNIASSRDVRFYVNEREELEEGISEARDLIEKLLVKDPRRRLGCARGATDIKRHPFFDGIKWPLIRTYKAPEVRGLVKRSRSLQHVTSHVTHGRRRKWWWKALEYVMRKKGNKYNSITNYSNGNYYHFVNSSKVR, from the coding sequence ATGATGGTAGAGGACACGTTCTTGTTCCCGCCTGATACAGATCTTGATCTTAGTTTTACAAGCACCACCACTGACCGTACCTTCACCACCGCCTCCTCCTCCGCCCGCACCTCCCTAACACGCACCAGCAGTCTCACCCTCAGCTTCAGCTTCAACGACCGTCTCTCCGCCGCATCCGCCTCCGCTACAACCTCATCTGCCTCCGTCCTCCGCCGTCCCCACCGCAGCTCCGACCCACACTGGTCCGCAATCCGCGCTGCTACAGCCCTCTCCTCCGACGGCCGCCTCCACCTCCGACATCTCAAGATCCTCGGCCATCTCGGCACCGGAAACCTTGGCCGCGTCTTCCTCTGCCGCCTCCGTGACGATCACCATGGCGGCGCCACCTTCGCCCTCAAGGTCGTTGACAAAGACCTCCTAAACGCCAAGAAACTCTCCCACGTAGAAACCGAGGCAGAAATCCTCCACGCGCTAGACCACCCTTTCCTTCCCACGCTCTACGCGCGCATCGATGCTTCTCACTACACTTGCCTCCTCATCGACTATTGCCCCAATGGAGACCTCCATTCCCTCCTCCGCAAACAGCCCGGCAACCGGCTCTCTATCCGGGCGGTCCGATTCTTCGCAGCGGAGGTTCTCGTCGCGCTCGAGTACCTCCATGCGCTAGGAATAGTTTACAGAGATCTCAAACCAGAGAACGTTCTGTTACGCGAGGACGGTCACGTCATGCTCTCGGATTTCGATCTCTGCTTTAAAGCTGACGTGGCACCTGTTTTCGAGCGTAGGTCACATTCCCCGAGACTAACAACAAACTCAAGAAACCGTTGTTTCTGTTATAACAACATTAGCAACAAATCTCGATTTACGGAGCACGTGGTGGCGGAGTTTGTTGCGGAACCAACAACGGCGTTTTCACGATCGTGTGTTGGGACCCACGAGTATCTCGCTCCGGAGCTTGTTTCTGGTAACGGTCATGGTAACGGCGTGGATTGGTGGGCTTTTGGGATTTTCATCTATGAACTTTTGTATGGTACGACGCCGTTTAAGGGGTATAGTAAAGAGAGTACGCTGCGCAATATAGCATCCAGCAGGGACGTGAGATTTTACGTTAATGAGAGAGAGGAATTGGAGGAAGGGATAAGTGAAGCTAGGGATTTGATTGAGAAGCTTTTGGTGAAGGATCCGAGGAGGAGGCTAGGGTGCGCCAGAGGTGCAACGGATATTAAACGGCACCCGTTTTTTGATGGGATAAAGTGGCCGTTGATTCGGACGTACAAGGCACCGGAGGTGAGGGGGTTGGTGAAGAGGAGTAGGTCGTTGCAGCACGTGACTAGTCACGTGACACATGGTAGAAGGAGAAAGTGGTGGTGGAAAGCGCTTGAGTATGTGATGAGGAAGAAGGGGAACAAATATAATTCGATCACAAACTATAGTAATGGGAATTATTATCATTTTGTTAATTCTTCTAAAGTTAGGTAA